The Magnolia sinica isolate HGM2019 chromosome 9, MsV1, whole genome shotgun sequence genome contains a region encoding:
- the LOC131256452 gene encoding uncharacterized protein LOC131256452: MDTPFMPMGVFGILRKALKISSKNGVFGILREALKIPSKNGKLFLSITLLLLIPSSLLYLAKDFAIKPLVTDISAKSFMLQDNDPQRPAYAKLMDAINKDAGFLAAGEIIFLVISSMVSLFAITATISASAMAYYRKDLTRNELFLRIGRTWKRPVITWLYIILFSLGYLLLFLILIGMLAMFSTGRPIAFICLVSVLAILFLCFYGYFNVICNLGIVISVIEESNYGIGALAKAAELIKGRKRQGYIIYVLFKLVGSAIYWVLGSAMQGMHLTHASPLVLVNIGSLETILLFMVFTMFYIECKKSHGEKVEIEGESGYSLVPTIPLVDVSLP; the protein is encoded by the coding sequence ATGGACACACCTTTCATGCCCATGGGAGTCTTTGGAATTCTAAGAAAAGCACTCAAAATTTCATCCAAAAATGGAGTCTTTGGAATTCTAAGAGAAGCACTCAAAATTCCatccaaaaatggaaagctctTCCTTTCCATTACCCTTCTCCTTCTCATCCCATCCTCTCTTCTATACCTAGCCAAAGACTTCGCAATCAAGCCGTTGGTAACGGATATATCGGCAAAATCATTCATGTTGCAAGACAATGATCCCCAACGGCCCGCATATGCCAAATTGATGGATGCAATTAATAAGGACGCTGGATTTCTTGCTGCTGGGGAGATTATCTTCTTAGTGATATCTTCTATGGTGTCACTCTTTGCAATTACAGCCACAATTTCTGCCTCAGCCATGGCTTACTATCGCAAGGATCTAACACGCAACGAGTTGTTCCTAAGGATCGGAAGGACATGGAAGCGGCCTGTGATCACATGGTTGTACATAATCCTCTTCAGTTTGGGTTATCTTCTTTTGTTCTTGATACTAATAGGCATGCTTGCAATGTTTTCTACGGGACGTCCTATTGCATTTATTTGTCTAGTATCAGTTCTAGctattttgtttctttgtttttatgGTTATTTCAATGTGATTTGCAACTTGGGTATTGTAATTTCGGTCATCGAAGAGAGTAATTATGGGATAGGAGCACTTGCGAAAGCTGCAGAGCTGATCAAAGGAAGAAAGCGGCAAGGTTATATTATCTACGTTCTTTTTAAACTAGTTGGGTCAGCCATATATTGGGTTCTCGGGTCAGCCATGCAGGGTATGCACCTAACCCATGCGAGCCCTCTTGTTCTGGTGAATATTGGATCCCTTGAGACCATACTCTTATTTATGGTTTTTACTATGTTTTACATTGAGTGTAAGAAAAGCCATGGAGAGAAAGTTGAGATAGAAGGGGAGAGTGGGTATAGTTTGGTTCCCACCATTCCTCTTGTTGATGTCTCTCTTCCTTGA